AATGCTTTACTGCCATATTGACTACATGTGGCATGAAGGACTGCTGTGTTGTAAGTGAATTTAGGggatttttgtttagtttcaCTCTTTGTTTCCAATTCAGACCCTTCCCAAGAAGACAAAGGGAATAACATTTCTTCAAAAATACTGTGTTTGGAAGGTTGTGGTGATTGCAACATTAGTGTTGCCAGATTTATCATTGAAGAACTATTAGGTTGATGAAGACCATCTCCGGGaattaatactttttctttcaaattgtTGTTAAGGCATAATTTCATTCTTAAAACTGTTATATCAGAGTCACTTGGCCAAGAAACCGCGTCTGGTAATAATGTTCGGCAAGCACTTATTTTTCTTTGGGTTTTTTTAGCATGTTTGTGAAGTTCAGACTTTATTTTTGACAGTCCGGTGTCTAAACTTTTCGTTAAATTATCTGAACCTATACCTTCCGTGTCCGACGGAATTTGGAAAAGAACTTGTCgtgcatttatttttccagAAGCTTTCTGGAGTTCTATAATATCTTCAATTTTTCTTACTTTAGTATCATCCgaaataacattcaaatccattttaaaaattttcaaaagttcatagttttgtgatttttttaactaattttcTAGTTGGTTTATGTTTGACTGACGTAAGTataaattgagaaatattatgtacatatttttatgacgtATTTAAGTAAACTTCATAATTTTAAGGATAGGTTACAAGAATCAATGTGAGTTAAAACTTGGATTGGACTATTATGGAGCtgtgtaaatatttagatCCATGGGTCCCATATATATAGCCTCCTGGTGTTAACTCATACTTACTTGTTACTTACAActagtttttgaaatatttttgaatatggtATATGGACGAAATCTTTATGTAACCCATAACTCATCTTTCTATTCATTCTTctgcttattttaaaaagtgttaTCTAATAGTTTTCAGAAACGTTTCGTATAGTTTTAACTATGTTAGTGTCATTATaatcagaaaaaaaatgtttaataaataaatcagagTATTGATCTAACAAAAAGTATTGAAGTTAcctacaataaaattgaatgctGTAAGAATCCTGAATGACGTTTTTCTGACatttgaatgattttaatatattttcatgacAGACATTCAGTCAAATTTCAAACGTCATAAACTGTCAACGAATTCATACGAGAAAGTCTGGTGTAATGTTTTCGCTCGACTAATTGCATTTTTCCACAATGGATCCCAATAATGCTGATGCAGATAGTGgagataaatgtaatataaacgGAGACTGTTCCCCCCTTTCGGATAAACTACCAAGCGAGATAAACCATACCCGAAATATTGATGACATAGCTACGCCTTCCGAGTTAAACTTCGATCAAGgtattgtaaacaatatttgtcAGCATATGatcaatttcataaaacatacatcACATTTCCTTTATAACATACGCCGCTTGGCCGAAATATATCATAACGATATTTATAGGTtcgcataataatatttaaatatttgaaacgtGAAAGTAAAGATTACatctaatttacatattttcagaCTTTGAATTCGAGGACCCATTCATAACAGAGAAGAGAAAAGAGATAGAGAAATGTCTTGATAATCCGGATGTTGTTAATGTAGACCAGTGGCAGAGCTTTGCCAAAAGTAAAGGTGGCTTGATATgtggtaagttttattttgatgtcTATAATCTTGAGTACTATGAACACTccttcatatattatttgatatgatattacttttatacctacatataacaaaacatcATTTAATAGTAACTTTTATTGTTACTAGTGTTAAAGTGCAATTTTCATTGTTAAAGATGAATACAGAAGAAAGATATGGCCACTGTTGGTTGGTGTGACTCAGGAGGAAATGACAGAACCACCATCTTTGGACGAGCTCTCTACACATCCTGAATATAATCAGGTatcaaaaattgtataaatttttgtttgtttgctagGTTCATtctattgtatttcttttatatctttattatttttatgaaattaagaattttttctaagtgtcaaaataacaaaaaataatatgaagcaatttttaagttttaaaagaaCCATTAAGTGTAATGATGAGAATATGGATATGTTGATTTTTGtagaacaaaatttatttaaaatcaagaaATAATGGAACAGGACAAACCAGCCAGTACATGTGTTTTTACTGTCTCGGGCATGCTTATACAAGCCATTAATGACATTTATAGGTGGTAACATTCACTTTATAGGTTGTACTAGATGTAAATCGGTCACTGAAAAGATTTCCACCCGGCATTCCCTACGAACAGAGAGTGGCCCTGCAGGATCAGCTCACTGTTCTCATACTGCGGGTCATCATCAAGTATCCACATTTGAAGTATTATCaggtatgtttatattttgttaatattgtgAGAATGTTgagaatttagaaaaaaatatagaatagtaATAAGTAAGTTAAAAACCTTCTTTTTGTGCAGAATACAGCCTATTATATTGAGCTGTTTGTTAGTAATAATATGGAATacatgtaggtatataaatttattatgcaaaaaataatttgaatcacaaattgtttcaatataattcGAGAATtactttattcaatattatctaATGTGTAATTAGTAAGTGCTGTAGCAAGTGGCAGCggaagaatttttttttataaactgatTTGGATGTggtttttatgcaaaaatcTTGTTTTAGtacaacttttataattaatctaaaattGAACTTATTAGTCTAAATATTACtcttaatcattaaaaaatagaataaaaacataGACAAAATTGGATGActgataatatgataaataataaataactaatacctacttatatggatgttgaaataaaaaataatgcattatatatttttttatcgaaaaCAAAATTTGGAAACACTACTAACTTTTATATgcatagaatatataaaagtaagttGTGTTTCTAACTCAACAACGGATGAACTAATTTGgatgacatttggtacagagatagtttgagacctaaGAAACAACAAAGGATAGTTTTAAACCCAGCAACCTGATGAGAACAGGAGCTATGGGCCCGACTATTTTCCTTTGCCGGTGTAGGCGCAGgaagctagttaataatatttacaagtcATTCAGCCTCAATATCAGAAATATGAACTGTCATAACAATGCTATTGTTCATGTGTGTAGGTACAATTTATATGCTTTTTATGACTTTCTGATATAGGTTTATGTGTGCTCGTTTTTATGTTGATAaggtttaaattgtaaaaataagtcgTGCGGTTTTTCGTTGTGgtattttatgcataaaatattagtacgcacattttaaattgtatgtgtttttaaaaattattaaatgattttgttcgtaatttaaaattttacagagtattatattaattccatatattatgttaataccttataatattaataccataaaaaaaaaatttgtcacaaaagtaataagtatatgactccgttatttaaataagaagaGAAAAGCCTTTAAAAAGGAGGATGAAACGTTTTCTTTTGCGAAAGTTTTagaatgtgtaataaaatgcaaatgcaCATGCaaatccttttcctttcccttcccagtcctttccttcattcctcttgacaatcctttcttaatccctttccagtTTGAGGCGGCAATCAATtggtagaggcgtaaagtctgcGATCAACCTTGCgcttctccaaatgttcataggcggtggtagcgcttacaatcaggcgacccaccaactccattgccgacgatgacataaaaaagtggtCTATTTTCAATAGTAGTCAAtagtaaatagaaaaaaagctAATTAATTTCCTTCCTATTGAACTGAATAAGCTTAAAAGTGTACATTTCTTTCCtactattcaaataatttcatagtATTTAACTCCtggaaacaataatttaatttccaacATCCAGGGCTACCACGACGTAGCAATCACATTGCTACTGGTCTGTGGGGACAAAGCGTCATTCCCGCTGTTATGCCGCCTGTCCTACGGCCCCAAGGCCCCACTGGCTCCATTCATGCAGGCTACTATGCAGCCGACACAGCATTTACTGAACTACATGCTGCCCGTTATAAGGAGAGCTGACGACCGATTGGCGGAATGTTTGGAGAAGTAAGccttcatttaatatataatacataaattaatgatactTTCAGCGTAttttggcaaaaaaaaaatttttaagtagtccaagatttttttttttttgtgtgaataaggcaatattataaaaataatacacatgtTGTATCAGATCGGGCGTGGGCACGATGTTCGCGCTGCCGTGGTACCTGACGTGGTTCGGGCACAGCCTGAACCGGTACAGCGACGTGGTGCGGCTGTACGACTACTTCCTATGCGCCGCGCCGCTGTTCCCCGTGTACGTGACCGCCGCGCTCGTGCTGCACCGCGCGCCGCACGTGCTCGCCTGCGACGTCGACATGGCCATGATGCACTGCCTGCTCTCCCGGGTGAGTGACGCTACCGATACGGCTCTTGCTGCCCCACTGCCTGCTCTCTCGTGTGAGTGACTCTATCTACCGCGCAGCGTGGCAGTTTGGCAAAGCAACCAGATTTACCAGTAACTCTACTGGGCACAACTCCTCTGGACTAGTGTCGTTCTGGTTCTAGCGGCCGTACTGCGTGTTCTCTCAGATGAGGGACTCTACCGGCCATACTGCTCTCCCGGTTAAGCGCCACTCTATCTCTACCACCATACCAGTAATTCTAGCAGGTACACTGTCAGCTCTCCCGGACTAGTTCCGCTCTGGCCTTCCTGATGACGTCACCGGTACGACCCTACCAACCGCACTTTGACCTGCTTTCTCGGGTTACTCTACTGGCCGTATTATTTGCTCTCCTGCGTGAATTAGTCTCTTTTATGGTACTGCTGGTTTTTCTTTGGacatcttttataaaatactttatatgtataataatttggttattttatgcaaaacaTCCAGCTACCCGATGACTTACCATTCGAAGACATCCTGGTGGTCGCCAAGAAGCTGTACGACGAGAACGATCCGACCGACCTGGAGGGTGAAGTCGCTGCACTTGAGAGGCGAGAGTGAgtattctaattatttttctgaaaCTGGTTGACACTATTCTATTTATGTTCAAACGGGAATTGCTGTCATTTGGAATATAGAACTCCACCCCagagacttttttttaagtctaaTGTCGGAACTTAATGCAATGTTGGTGTCGTGTCCTCAGGGCGGAGCAGCGCGAGGCGGACGAGGAGCGCatgcggcggcggcgcggcgcgcgcgcgcccgccCGCGCCTCGCCGCTGGCGCGCTGGGTGCCGGCGGCGCTgcggcgcgcggcgccgcGCCGCACGCTGCTGGCGCTCACGGCGGCGCTGCTCGCCGTCTACGTGTACTACCGGCCCGAGCTGTGGAGGTAGCGCCACGCCTATCAGTTTGTTCTGTTCGCGCTTTGAGCgagcgcgcccgccgcgcccgccgcggcCCCGTCTGTGTTCATGAGCTGAACTTTATTTATCTCCTCCCCCCCACACAAACATGTGTATGTGTTACTTTTTTCCAGATTGGTTGTGTTTGCAATATCTCCCCAATTATTatgaacttatttttattgtatggtaTTATACCtacctttaataaatatgaatcaaTGAGTTTTTGCCTTTGTTccgtctttatttttatttacttatggTCTCATTGACCAAAGTTAGTGGACACCCCAATATCAACAAGTATTCCATGATAATCTTCTTAATGGAATGCTATTCCTGTTTTCTCTAATAGGTGCTCTTCTTTCTAAACGAACTTAATACCATTTAGTTCATCAAACATACAGACGGGGCAAGTAAGATCGCTCATATAATCATTAGGCGCTTCATTATTGCCTATTATGGTGCTTAGTCGATCGTACGCGCTTGAAGGAACAAACTGATTGAAATCGCATGCAAATGTTGATCTTATTGTTTTAGTGATAAGGTATATTATAGCGTAACGTTTCAAAATTGTACGAGTATAGCGTGACAATGCGTTTAAtagtaaaatgttttgaaagaaaataaccAGATTGcggttctatttattttttttcatttatttatatttaaaacaattcatttattatggacttatttatgatttccttggaaagaaggaaaatGTAAATAGTGCAAgtccaaattttaaattacgttatttattgtaacggtttataaaatacaaattaataatttgttaagttattttgctttatcaataacattatataacgaGTAATGTCAATGGAATGATAACTATACACACTTACAAAGTTGTTTTATGGTAGTCCAGAGTAATGTGGCTTGCTAGATGCAAAAAGAGAAAAGGGAAGAATGTAATtcctaaaaattttataatgtataaatagtaatgttttcacgtttgtagtaaattaaatgcaattacGGAATATCGTAACTTAGTCATTATAAAAGCCTTAATATTGTATTGGTCTATATGTTTGTTGAAGCTCATTTTCCTTACGGTTCTCTGAATTTTGAAACAACTTTCATGaaacaaacatcaaaatccgtaaGGAAAATTATCgcttttcattaattaaacatgGGATATTATTAAGAATGAATGTATATTGGCATTAGGATAaacttattttgaaaattaatattaattgaggAAAATAAGGTTTTAGATACGAATTGAAGTGAATTCctatgtatctatttataatatttattttcgcattatgtttatgtagtttccaaatgattatttatgatttaaaagatGAATTCTGTTTTATCTTTATAGATTGCAGTTGAAAACTCTGATATACATCTTGCATTAATgtgtaatcataatatttaatatacaagttGCATAAAATGGTTCTTTTTGCAATTTTACATCACTAGAATtgtgatatgaaataaaaacgtgAAGTGTACATTTTCACTTTACACAAAAGTCTGTTAGTAATCAGCATTTACAAGTAATTGGTAAAGTTCTTAGAATGATTGTGTtcacaaaattgaaaaaaaaaaattgtaatactaCTGATATATTATGGGAGTATTATGAGGATTTATAAGATAAAGTGTGAAGTCATACTTCAAATGAGCATcaaatttgtattgatttcTCAATACGTCTGTATAAAATGATAGCTGTTGAGCTGTTTGCATGTTATATTACTTtgtgaatacataaaaatgtattaactaTTAATCCTAAAGAAAAGTGCACTGTTACGTAGTTCGTTAAGCGGTTGGTTAAGGGTAGTTAATATAGATTTACCGTTTCTATACTGTGCGATTCGTTTTGCTTATGTATGCTaagttttttacatttttcgaACGATGTCAAAATTTGTCCGTGTGTAAGGAAAACGAATCGTATTACAATATAGAAACGAGGATATTTGTTATACTCACGCTGGTTGGTTATATCTAAGAAGTATATTATTCGAATATTTGGTAATATATaaccaaacatttttttaacttttcttGTAATT
The Zerene cesonia ecotype Mississippi chromosome 1, Zerene_cesonia_1.1, whole genome shotgun sequence DNA segment above includes these coding regions:
- the LOC119839735 gene encoding uncharacterized protein LOC119839735 produces the protein MDLNVISDDTKVRKIEDIIELQKASGKINARQVLFQIPSDTEGIGSDNLTKSLDTGLSKIKSELHKHAKKTQRKISACRTLLPDAVSWPSDSDITVLRMKLCLNNNLKEKVLIPGDGLHQPNSSSMINLATLMLQSPQPSKHSIFEEMLFPLSSWEGSELETKSETKQKSPKFTYNTAVLHATCSQYGSKAFSKASDCTNLDTKSKVARFFRLYFCPCCSCLYNMEKMREEPSAYFTKNSK
- the LOC119839714 gene encoding TBC1 domain family member 20 codes for the protein MDPNNADADSGDKCNINGDCSPLSDKLPSEINHTRNIDDIATPSELNFDQDFEFEDPFITEKRKEIEKCLDNPDVVNVDQWQSFAKSKGGLICDEYRRKIWPLLVGVTQEEMTEPPSLDELSTHPEYNQVVLDVNRSLKRFPPGIPYEQRVALQDQLTVLILRVIIKYPHLKYYQGYHDVAITLLLVCGDKASFPLLCRLSYGPKAPLAPFMQATMQPTQHLLNYMLPVIRRADDRLAECLEKSGVGTMFALPWYLTWFGHSLNRYSDVVRLYDYFLCAAPLFPVYVTAALVLHRAPHVLACDVDMAMMHCLLSRLPDDLPFEDILVVAKKLYDENDPTDLEGEVAALERREAEQREADEERMRRRRGARAPARASPLARWVPAALRRAAPRRTLLALTAALLAVYVYYRPELWR